A DNA window from Kiritimatiellia bacterium contains the following coding sequences:
- a CDS encoding dienelactone hydrolase family protein produces MRHRLPILLLLLGLSWVPAHAEIQTRPVEYRAGDTVMEGYLAWDDAVSGPRPGVLVAHAWMGLGEYEQRRARELAALGYAAFALDLYGKGVRPQGPAEAGKLSAAYKADRPLMRERARAALDALAGEDLCAGRPLAAIGYCFGGMVVLELARGGAPLAGVVSFHGGLATPDPADARQIRGAVLVLHGADDPHVPPEEVAAFEKEMRDAGVDWQFVAYGGAVHAFSDPGAGNDPSRGAAYHEKADRRSWAAMRSFLDEVLRR; encoded by the coding sequence ATGAGACACCGACTGCCGATACTGCTCCTTCTGCTGGGCCTGTCCTGGGTCCCGGCCCATGCCGAAATCCAGACCCGCCCGGTGGAATACCGGGCCGGCGACACCGTGATGGAGGGCTACCTCGCCTGGGACGATGCCGTCTCCGGGCCGCGCCCGGGCGTGCTCGTCGCCCACGCCTGGATGGGCCTGGGGGAGTACGAACAGCGGCGCGCGCGCGAACTGGCGGCGCTCGGGTACGCGGCCTTCGCACTGGACCTCTACGGGAAAGGCGTGCGGCCCCAGGGTCCCGCGGAGGCCGGGAAGCTGTCGGCGGCGTACAAGGCCGACCGGCCCCTGATGCGCGAGCGCGCGCGGGCCGCGCTGGACGCGCTCGCCGGCGAGGATCTCTGCGCGGGCCGGCCGCTGGCGGCGATCGGGTATTGTTTCGGCGGCATGGTGGTCCTCGAACTGGCCCGCGGCGGCGCGCCGCTGGCCGGCGTCGTCAGTTTCCACGGCGGCCTGGCCACGCCGGACCCGGCCGACGCGCGGCAGATCCGCGGCGCGGTGCTGGTCCTGCACGGCGCGGACGATCCCCACGTGCCGCCGGAGGAGGTCGCCGCCTTCGAGAAGGAAATGCGGGACGCGGGCGTGGATTGGCAGTTCGTGGCCTACGGGGGCGCGGTCCACGCGTTCAGCGATCCCGGGGCGGGAAACGATCCCTCGCGGGGCGCCGCGTACCATGAGAAGGCCGACCGGCGATCCTGGGCGGCCATGCGATCGTTTTTGGACGAAGTGCTGCGGCGGTGA
- a CDS encoding aminotransferase class IV, whose product MKPIPLIGPADFPAALDRCRRTGPPHYFAMYSSVAGGIVTDPALMLVPADDHMVHRGDGIFETLKCIGSALYNLEAHLTRLRLSAGRIRLPVPWSSADLADLAVQTVHAGGRPEALVRILVSRGPGGFGISPAECPEPALYIVAYAYPGSFMALHPGGARAIRSSIVPRTPPFSHLKSVNYLPNVLMKMEALDARVDFTLSFDEKDHLAEGATENAGLVTRGRRLQVPRPERILPGTTAHRVLELARPLIAGGLLSAVEETDIPYAAAREAAEMLIFGTTPDVTSVVEFDGRPVGDGKPGPVGRALAARLAEDILHNAALRTPVF is encoded by the coding sequence ATGAAGCCCATCCCCCTGATCGGCCCGGCCGACTTCCCGGCCGCCCTGGACCGGTGCCGGCGGACCGGCCCGCCGCACTACTTCGCCATGTATTCCAGCGTCGCCGGCGGGATCGTCACGGACCCGGCCCTGATGCTGGTGCCGGCGGACGATCACATGGTGCACCGGGGCGACGGCATCTTTGAAACCCTGAAGTGCATCGGCAGCGCGCTGTACAACCTGGAAGCGCACCTGACCCGTCTTCGGCTTTCAGCCGGGCGGATCCGCCTGCCTGTGCCCTGGTCGTCCGCCGACCTCGCGGACCTCGCCGTCCAGACCGTCCACGCCGGCGGCCGGCCGGAGGCCCTCGTCCGGATCCTCGTCTCGCGCGGGCCCGGCGGCTTCGGCATCAGCCCGGCGGAATGCCCGGAACCGGCCCTCTACATCGTCGCCTACGCCTACCCCGGCTCGTTCATGGCCCTGCACCCCGGCGGGGCCCGCGCGATCCGGAGTTCCATCGTGCCTCGCACCCCGCCCTTCTCCCATCTTAAGAGCGTGAACTACCTGCCCAACGTCCTGATGAAGATGGAGGCCCTGGACGCCCGCGTGGACTTCACCCTTTCCTTCGACGAGAAGGACCACCTGGCGGAGGGCGCGACGGAGAACGCGGGCCTCGTCACGCGCGGGCGCCGGCTGCAGGTGCCCCGCCCCGAGCGGATCCTGCCCGGGACCACGGCGCATCGCGTCCTGGAACTGGCCCGCCCGCTGATCGCCGGCGGCCTGCTCTCCGCCGTGGAGGAAACGGACATCCCCTATGCCGCCGCCCGGGAGGCCGCCGAGATGCTTATCTTCGGCACCACGCCCGACGTCACCTCGGTGGTCGAGTTCGACGGAAGGCCGGTGGGCGACGGAAAGCCCGGGCCGGTGGGCCGCGCCCTCGCCGCGCGGCTGGCGGAGGACATCCTCCACAACGCGGCCCTGCGCACGCCGGTGTTCTGA
- a CDS encoding FkbM family methyltransferase: MLKQALQRLLPAGASRALAEFKAMLFDDYARVSYAQEGEDLILAELLRGVDRGFYVDIGAHHPRRFSNTYYFYRRGWRGVNVDARPGGMAAFRRWRPRDINVEAAVGRGRSAAVYHQFRDAALNTLDPDLARWQAGKRGEPFRTVAVTTQPLADVLRAHLPPAQGIDFLSVDVEGLELEVLESNDWSRFRPGVIVTESLHAHVADRSPEPVRRLLAGQGYRPVAGTLRAVFYRLG; the protein is encoded by the coding sequence ATGTTGAAACAAGCGCTTCAACGCCTGCTTCCGGCGGGGGCCTCCCGCGCGCTGGCGGAATTCAAGGCCATGCTCTTCGACGACTACGCGCGGGTTTCGTACGCCCAGGAGGGGGAGGACCTGATCCTCGCGGAACTGCTCCGCGGGGTCGACCGCGGATTCTACGTGGACATCGGCGCGCACCATCCCCGGCGTTTTTCCAACACCTACTATTTTTACCGGCGCGGCTGGCGCGGTGTCAACGTGGATGCCCGGCCCGGCGGCATGGCGGCCTTCCGGCGCTGGCGACCGCGCGATATCAACGTGGAGGCGGCCGTCGGGCGCGGGCGGTCGGCGGCCGTGTATCACCAGTTTCGCGATGCCGCGTTGAACACCCTCGATCCCGACCTCGCCCGCTGGCAGGCCGGGAAACGGGGAGAGCCGTTCCGGACGGTCGCCGTGACCACCCAGCCGCTGGCGGACGTCCTGCGGGCGCACCTGCCGCCCGCGCAGGGGATCGACTTCCTGTCCGTCGACGTGGAGGGCCTGGAACTGGAGGTGCTGGAATCCAACGACTGGAGCCGGTTTCGGCCCGGCGTGATCGTGACGGAAAGCCTGCACGCGCACGTGGCCGACCGCTCGCCGGAGCCCGTCCGGCGGCTCCTGGCCGGCCAGGGGTACCGCCCCGTGGCGGGCACCCTCCGCGCCGTGTTCTATCGGCTCGGTTAA
- the rplU gene encoding 50S ribosomal protein L21, with protein sequence MDAYAVVETGGKQYLVRPGEVVQVERLAAKAGEKISLAPVLALCSGQAATVIGAPVIEGASVTATVASELRADKVVSFKKKRRKGYRKKIGHRQTLTELKIEAINAP encoded by the coding sequence ATGGATGCGTATGCCGTAGTGGAAACAGGCGGGAAGCAATACCTGGTCCGGCCGGGCGAGGTCGTCCAGGTGGAACGGCTCGCGGCCAAGGCCGGCGAGAAGATCTCCCTCGCGCCCGTCCTGGCGCTGTGCAGCGGGCAGGCGGCCACCGTGATCGGCGCGCCGGTCATCGAGGGCGCCTCGGTGACGGCGACCGTCGCGAGCGAGCTCCGCGCCGACAAGGTCGTGTCGTTCAAGAAAAAGCGCCGCAAGGGCTACCGGAAGAAAATCGGCCACCGGCAAACACTCACCGAACTCAAGATTGAAGCGATCAACGCCCCGTAA
- the rpmA gene encoding 50S ribosomal protein L27: protein MAHKKAGGSSRNGRDSQGQRRGVKVFGGQAVTAGSILVRQLGTRVTAGENVGMGRDFSLFALKPGVVQYDRNGKRVNVRLAAAT, encoded by the coding sequence ATGGCACATAAGAAGGCAGGCGGCAGCAGTCGAAACGGGCGCGACAGCCAGGGGCAGCGGCGCGGCGTGAAGGTGTTCGGGGGCCAGGCCGTGACGGCCGGCAGCATCCTGGTCCGCCAGCTCGGGACCCGGGTCACGGCCGGCGAGAACGTCGGCATGGGCCGGGATTTCAGCCTCTTCGCGCTGAAGCCCGGCGTGGTCCAGTACGACCGGAACGGCAAGCGCGTCAACGTCCGCCTCGCGGCGGCGACCTGA
- a CDS encoding PP2C family protein-serine/threonine phosphatase, whose amino-acid sequence MKYRKELAKRVWWAAVAPGWLALLLLASIGSLLALRGTGADPAAFLVLPLLLAAGVLVAGAAWTLLCLRLFRRFYGDEQREILQAGNWALNRAMGRRIPADELPAPGEASAVEQNLDDWLKGMVEEMRQRQEAASLELQRDLDLARDFQLAYMDRPYPAVPAVHVPGHLRLSFAHRYQPASALGGDFYNILTLASDCAGIFIADVMGHGTRSALITAIIRTLIDDLTPQGRNARHFVKELNKQFCGLLTNIPGTQFASAFYFVADTTSRVATFASAGHPAPIYAHRGLGRLHRLDVPMPRGAAIGVIPQEDYTAGHCRLNDGDLFVFFTDGLFEAHNAAGEEFGIQRMEKVLMKQMYQPARTVVDSLMDAVLAFVGNEPVADDICLVAVEVSDKAVDKPGPAPVAK is encoded by the coding sequence ATGAAATACCGGAAAGAGCTGGCGAAGCGGGTATGGTGGGCGGCGGTGGCGCCGGGCTGGCTGGCGCTCCTCCTGCTGGCCTCGATCGGCAGCCTGCTGGCCCTGCGCGGGACGGGAGCGGACCCGGCCGCGTTCCTGGTCCTTCCGCTCCTCCTGGCCGCGGGCGTGCTGGTCGCGGGCGCGGCCTGGACCCTGCTCTGCCTGCGCCTGTTCCGGCGGTTCTACGGCGACGAGCAGCGGGAGATCCTCCAGGCGGGGAACTGGGCGCTCAACCGCGCCATGGGCCGCCGCATCCCGGCCGACGAACTCCCGGCGCCGGGCGAGGCGTCGGCGGTCGAGCAGAACCTCGACGACTGGCTCAAGGGCATGGTCGAGGAAATGCGCCAGCGCCAGGAGGCGGCGTCCCTGGAGTTGCAGCGCGACCTGGACCTCGCGCGCGACTTCCAGCTGGCGTACATGGACCGGCCGTATCCCGCCGTTCCGGCGGTCCACGTCCCCGGCCACCTGCGCCTGTCCTTCGCGCACCGCTACCAACCGGCCTCCGCCCTCGGCGGCGACTTCTACAACATCCTGACCTTGGCCTCCGATTGCGCCGGCATCTTTATCGCCGACGTCATGGGCCACGGCACCCGCAGCGCCCTCATCACGGCCATCATCCGGACCCTGATCGACGATCTCACGCCGCAGGGCCGCAACGCCCGCCATTTCGTCAAGGAGCTCAACAAGCAGTTCTGCGGGCTCCTGACGAACATCCCCGGCACGCAGTTCGCCTCCGCCTTCTACTTCGTGGCCGATACCACCTCGCGCGTGGCGACGTTCGCCTCCGCCGGCCACCCGGCGCCGATCTACGCGCACCGCGGCCTCGGACGGCTGCACCGCCTCGACGTTCCCATGCCCCGCGGCGCGGCCATCGGGGTCATCCCGCAGGAGGACTACACGGCGGGCCATTGCCGGCTCAACGACGGCGACCTCTTCGTCTTCTTCACCGACGGCCTGTTCGAGGCGCATAACGCCGCCGGCGAGGAGTTCGGCATCCAGCGGATGGAGAAGGTTCTCATGAAGCAGATGTACCAGCCGGCCCGCACCGTCGTGGACAGCCTGATGGACGCCGTGCTCGCCTTCGTCGGCAACGAGCCCGTCGCGGACGACATCTGCCTGGTCGCCGTCGAGGTCAGCGACAAGGCCGTGGACAAGCCGGGCCCGGCGCCCGTCGCAAAGTAA
- a CDS encoding MipA/OmpV family protein, giving the protein MKKVGAMVLGLATGVTALAQQAQEVEALVPLPSVLDFTRGGGWGVALGAGIEYEAAYDGSDEYEVELDPAGAVQWRTGHHLLFWEGMELGWRGRLADVWLVQAGARYEDGLEPDDSEDGALDGLEERDSHLVGFLETRRSLGEEWRNWIAGRVMGGESGFGWLGILAAGHRFGDQLDGRGTEVYVFSTFGTDDFINKDFGISAEDAEASGLAETELDGGYRSTGINLIYRRYITDHIHVIAAAEAELYSSDIGDSPIARDDYEAGLELSAVWHF; this is encoded by the coding sequence ATCAAGAAAGTAGGCGCGATGGTGCTGGGGCTGGCGACCGGCGTAACCGCCTTGGCACAGCAGGCCCAGGAAGTCGAAGCCCTGGTGCCTTTGCCTTCGGTGCTTGATTTCACGCGGGGCGGCGGGTGGGGCGTGGCCCTCGGCGCGGGCATCGAATACGAAGCCGCCTACGACGGCTCCGACGAGTACGAGGTCGAGCTGGATCCGGCCGGCGCCGTCCAGTGGCGAACCGGCCACCATCTGCTGTTCTGGGAGGGGATGGAACTCGGTTGGCGCGGCCGACTCGCTGACGTGTGGCTGGTTCAGGCGGGGGCGCGATATGAGGATGGGCTTGAACCTGACGACTCGGAGGACGGGGCGCTCGATGGATTGGAAGAGCGCGATTCGCATCTCGTCGGATTCCTGGAAACGCGCCGCAGCCTCGGCGAAGAGTGGAGAAATTGGATCGCCGGCCGTGTGATGGGAGGAGAAAGCGGGTTCGGATGGCTGGGCATTCTCGCCGCCGGACACCGGTTTGGAGACCAACTCGACGGCCGTGGGACCGAGGTCTACGTTTTCTCGACCTTCGGCACGGATGATTTCATCAACAAGGACTTCGGAATTTCGGCAGAGGATGCCGAAGCGTCGGGCCTGGCCGAGACGGAACTGGACGGCGGATATCGCTCGACAGGCATCAACCTGATTTACCGGCGCTATATTACCGACCACATACACGTGATCGCGGCGGCCGAGGCGGAACTCTACAGCAGCGATATCGGGGACAGTCCGATTGCCCGCGACGATTATGAGGCCGGATTGGAATTGTCCGCCGTCTGGCATTTTTGA
- a CDS encoding superoxide dismutase yields the protein MPHELPKLPYSLDALEPHVDARTMEIHHGKHHAAYVNNLNAALEKHPELQGKSLEALLSDLAKVPEDIRAAVRNNGGGHWNHSLFWQWMAPKSSGKPVGTVAKAIDAAFGSFDSLKEQFGKAAVGRFGSGWAWLCVKDGKLCVCSSPNQDNPTMKGVSECPGAPVLGLDVWEHAYYLKYQNRRADYIAAWWNVVNWEKVESLYVAAR from the coding sequence ATGCCCCACGAACTGCCGAAACTGCCGTACTCGCTCGACGCGCTGGAGCCGCACGTGGACGCCCGCACGATGGAAATCCACCACGGCAAGCACCACGCGGCCTACGTCAACAACCTGAACGCCGCGCTCGAGAAGCATCCCGAGCTCCAGGGGAAAAGCCTCGAGGCCCTGCTGAGCGACCTGGCGAAGGTCCCCGAGGACATCCGTGCGGCCGTGCGCAACAACGGCGGCGGGCACTGGAACCACAGCCTGTTCTGGCAGTGGATGGCGCCGAAGAGTTCCGGCAAGCCGGTCGGCACCGTCGCGAAGGCGATCGACGCCGCGTTCGGCAGTTTCGACTCGCTGAAGGAGCAATTCGGCAAGGCCGCCGTGGGCCGCTTCGGCTCCGGCTGGGCCTGGCTCTGTGTCAAGGACGGCAAGCTGTGCGTCTGCTCGTCGCCGAACCAGGACAACCCGACGATGAAGGGCGTCTCGGAATGCCCCGGCGCGCCGGTCCTCGGCCTCGACGTCTGGGAGCACGCGTACTACCTGAAATACCAGAACCGCCGCGCGGACTACATCGCCGCCTGGTGGAACGTCGTGAACTGGGAAAAGGTGGAATCGCTCTACGTCGCCGCGCGGTAA
- a CDS encoding aspartate ammonia-lyase: MRVEKDSLGEKEVPDEAWYGIHTARSLDNFDIAGEPVPLEIIRGLIKLKWATATANAALGMLPAEKASAIKAACLRALKGEFDGEFRVDVFQAGSGTSSNMNVNEVIANVANESLGGKRGDRQPIHPHDDVNLGTSTNNAFPSAVKIALVEKASELLLSLRRLTEEMRGKEKEFGDVFKSGRTHLQDAVPITLGQEFGAWARALEKDVRRVESARLKLRELGVGGNAIGTGVNTKRDFRPFMIRALGTFTGEVYEGAENGIEATQFLTDLAEYSSALKLLALDVGKVCNDLRLLASGPATGFDEIVLPSLEPGSSIMPGKINPSACEAVNMVCLQILGLDAAVAAACGAGQLELNTHMPLIGFNLLRATRYLERGCALLDEKCVRGIRANREVCARYFEHSLGLATVLNPKLGYDRVAELVKESRATGKTLRQLVLEKQILTEEQFNEILRGSTGPNL, translated from the coding sequence ATGAGAGTGGAGAAGGATTCCCTGGGCGAGAAGGAAGTGCCGGACGAGGCCTGGTACGGCATCCACACGGCGCGATCGCTGGACAATTTCGACATCGCCGGGGAGCCGGTGCCCCTGGAAATCATCCGCGGGCTGATCAAGCTCAAATGGGCGACGGCCACGGCGAACGCCGCGCTGGGCATGCTGCCGGCGGAGAAGGCCAGCGCCATCAAGGCGGCATGCCTGCGCGCGCTGAAGGGGGAATTCGACGGGGAGTTCAGGGTGGATGTATTCCAGGCCGGGTCGGGGACCTCCTCGAACATGAACGTCAACGAGGTCATCGCCAACGTCGCCAACGAAAGCCTGGGGGGAAAGCGCGGGGACCGGCAGCCGATCCACCCGCACGACGACGTCAACCTGGGCACCTCGACGAACAACGCCTTCCCGTCGGCGGTCAAGATCGCGCTGGTTGAAAAGGCCTCGGAGCTGCTCTTGAGCCTCCGCCGCCTGACCGAGGAAATGCGCGGGAAGGAGAAGGAATTCGGCGACGTGTTCAAGAGCGGCCGCACGCACCTGCAGGACGCCGTGCCGATCACGCTGGGACAGGAATTCGGCGCGTGGGCGCGCGCCCTGGAAAAGGACGTGCGCCGCGTCGAGTCCGCGCGCCTGAAGCTCCGGGAGCTCGGGGTCGGCGGCAACGCGATCGGCACGGGAGTGAACACCAAGCGGGATTTCAGGCCCTTCATGATCCGCGCGCTCGGCACGTTCACGGGCGAGGTGTACGAGGGCGCGGAGAACGGCATCGAGGCCACCCAGTTCCTTACCGACCTGGCCGAGTATTCATCCGCGCTGAAGCTGCTGGCCCTGGACGTCGGCAAGGTTTGCAACGACCTGCGCCTGCTGGCCTCGGGCCCCGCCACGGGGTTCGACGAGATCGTCCTGCCGTCGCTGGAGCCGGGCTCCTCGATCATGCCCGGCAAGATCAATCCCAGCGCCTGCGAGGCGGTCAACATGGTATGCCTGCAGATCCTGGGGCTGGACGCCGCCGTGGCGGCCGCCTGCGGCGCGGGGCAACTGGAGCTGAACACGCACATGCCCCTGATCGGGTTCAATCTCCTGCGCGCCACGCGCTACCTCGAGCGCGGCTGCGCCCTGCTGGACGAGAAATGCGTGCGCGGCATCCGGGCGAACCGCGAGGTGTGCGCCCGCTATTTCGAGCACAGCCTGGGCCTCGCGACCGTGCTGAACCCCAAGCTGGGCTATGACCGCGTCGCCGAGCTGGTCAAGGAATCGCGGGCGACGGGCAAGACGCTGCGCCAGCTCGTGCTGGAGAAGCAGATTCTCACGGAAGAGCAGTTCAACGAGATCCTCCGGGGCAGCACCGGGCCGAACCTGTAA
- the obgE gene encoding GTPase ObgE: protein MKSITFIDRVRLYVYAGHGGNGCASFRREKYIPRGGPDGGDGGRGGSVILRADKNVDSLLDLYYEPHRRAEHAGPGRGKQCTGRDGRDRRVNVPPGTLVRIEEDGTLVGELLADGQELVVARGGRGGLGNMHFATSSHRAPRECTPGTPGEQFVLRLELKTIADIGLVGYPNAGKSTLLRALTAARPKVAAYPFTTLHPVIGTLETGDAGRLRIADIPGLIDGAHRGVGLGHDFLRHIERTKLLVFVVDMAGVDGRDPSDDWDGLRRELELYNADLARRPALVAANKMDLPEAAERLKAFRKRTKTRPIPISAATGEGIEKLKQEILRRWKTAAGS, encoded by the coding sequence ATGAAATCCATCACCTTCATCGACCGCGTGCGGCTTTACGTCTACGCCGGCCACGGCGGGAACGGCTGCGCCTCGTTCCGGCGCGAGAAGTACATCCCGCGCGGCGGGCCGGACGGCGGGGACGGAGGCCGCGGCGGCAGCGTGATCCTGCGGGCGGACAAGAACGTGGACTCGCTGCTCGACCTCTACTACGAGCCGCACCGCCGGGCCGAGCACGCCGGGCCCGGCCGCGGCAAGCAGTGCACCGGCCGCGACGGGCGCGACCGGCGCGTGAACGTGCCGCCGGGGACGCTGGTCCGGATCGAGGAGGACGGGACGCTGGTCGGCGAGCTGCTGGCCGACGGGCAGGAACTGGTCGTCGCGCGCGGCGGGCGCGGCGGGCTGGGCAACATGCACTTCGCCACGTCGTCGCACCGCGCGCCGCGCGAATGCACGCCCGGCACGCCGGGCGAGCAGTTCGTCCTGCGGCTGGAGTTGAAGACCATCGCGGACATCGGGCTCGTCGGCTATCCCAACGCCGGGAAGTCCACGCTCCTGCGCGCCCTGACCGCCGCGCGCCCGAAAGTGGCCGCCTACCCCTTCACCACGCTGCACCCCGTCATCGGCACGCTGGAGACCGGCGACGCCGGGCGCCTGCGCATCGCCGACATCCCGGGGCTGATCGACGGCGCGCACCGGGGCGTCGGGCTCGGCCACGACTTCCTGCGGCACATCGAGCGGACGAAGCTGCTCGTGTTCGTCGTGGACATGGCGGGCGTGGACGGCCGCGATCCGTCGGACGACTGGGACGGCCTGCGGCGCGAGCTGGAACTGTACAACGCCGACCTCGCCCGCCGTCCCGCCCTGGTCGCGGCGAACAAGATGGACCTGCCCGAGGCCGCGGAACGGTTGAAGGCCTTCCGGAAGCGCACGAAGACCAGGCCGATCCCGATCTCCGCCGCCACGGGCGAGGGCATCGAAAAACTGAAGCAGGAAATCCTTCGCCGCTGGAAGACCGCCGCGGGCTCGTAG
- a CDS encoding radical SAM protein: MRVLLKNQTAGELHALLEREGVTPSAARRIQAAVLRRGVFPDPAPGLPAAMLNAARARTELPRVARIEKKVSPLDGFAKYLFRGAGPEPFEAVRIPLLHRPDDPKYVVCVSSQVGCALGCAFCATGRAGFVRDLAPWEIVDQVLHIRDDSPHPVRGVVFMGMGEPLLNYDAVLAAARILSEPCGPAIAAKAITIGTAGIAPAIRRFTAEGHPYRLLVSLTCADPARRGELMPVERAHPLGQLVAALREYHAATGRRVTLAWTMISGVNTGGEDARQLAALLRGLPAKLDLIDVNDPSGRFRPPSAAELGAFRDALRRHLGMPVARRYSGGADIHAACGMLAGCGTADMP, from the coding sequence ATGCGCGTCCTGCTGAAGAACCAGACCGCCGGGGAACTCCACGCCCTCCTGGAGCGCGAGGGCGTCACGCCCTCGGCGGCGCGCCGCATCCAGGCCGCCGTCCTCCGGCGCGGCGTCTTCCCCGACCCGGCGCCGGGCCTGCCGGCCGCCATGCTCAACGCCGCGCGCGCCCGGACCGAACTCCCCCGCGTGGCGCGGATTGAAAAGAAGGTCTCCCCCCTCGACGGGTTCGCGAAATACCTGTTCCGCGGCGCCGGGCCGGAACCCTTCGAGGCGGTGCGCATCCCGCTGCTCCACCGGCCGGACGATCCGAAGTACGTCGTCTGCGTCAGCTCGCAGGTCGGATGCGCGCTGGGCTGCGCGTTCTGCGCCACGGGCCGCGCCGGGTTCGTCCGGGACCTGGCGCCGTGGGAGATCGTCGACCAGGTGCTCCACATCCGCGACGACTCGCCCCATCCCGTGCGCGGCGTCGTGTTCATGGGCATGGGCGAGCCGCTGCTGAACTACGACGCCGTCCTCGCCGCGGCGCGCATCCTCTCCGAGCCGTGCGGCCCGGCGATCGCGGCGAAGGCCATCACGATCGGCACGGCGGGCATCGCCCCCGCGATCCGGCGCTTCACGGCGGAGGGGCATCCCTACCGCCTCCTGGTATCGCTGACCTGCGCGGACCCGGCGCGGCGCGGCGAGCTGATGCCCGTGGAGCGCGCCCATCCGCTCGGCCAACTCGTGGCTGCGCTGCGGGAGTACCACGCCGCCACGGGCCGGCGGGTAACGCTGGCCTGGACGATGATCTCCGGAGTCAACACGGGCGGGGAGGACGCGCGGCAACTGGCGGCGCTCCTCCGCGGCCTGCCGGCCAAGCTCGACCTGATCGACGTGAACGATCCCTCCGGCCGGTTCCGGCCGCCGTCCGCCGCGGAACTCGGCGCGTTCCGCGACGCGTTGCGCAGGCACCTCGGCATGCCCGTCGCGCGCCGGTACAGCGGCGGCGCGGACATCCACGCCGCCTGCGGCATGCTGGCGGGTTGCGGAACGGCGGATATGCCGTAG
- a CDS encoding LytTR family transcriptional regulator DNA-binding domain-containing protein yields MSAVFRVGDLSPWKYFLGVSIALGILFAALRPEGTADRGHIPALLQWLAQAMIPMALCIVAHLALHRSSAFDRLNPWLKLLASGGLGAFLFSPVAYGIDLLLGDGPSPGHSHLAGWLDELGAVLVPVAFTWVAVNAPFRLGYSFRREVVAPPAAPPDPPAAPPASPSAAPFFLGLIPAALRGEPIHMKSEWHYLRVATIKGQSLILYTLRDAILELPPDMGVQTHRSYWANLAHVKEFKTRGRLATLTMSDGAAVPVSRSKVKDLKARLGRLR; encoded by the coding sequence ATGAGCGCTGTGTTCCGCGTTGGCGACCTGTCCCCCTGGAAATACTTCCTTGGCGTGTCGATCGCGCTCGGAATCCTCTTCGCCGCCCTCCGTCCGGAAGGAACCGCCGACCGCGGACACATCCCGGCGCTGCTCCAGTGGCTGGCGCAGGCGATGATTCCCATGGCCCTCTGCATCGTGGCCCATCTGGCGCTGCATCGGTCGTCCGCTTTCGATCGCCTGAACCCATGGCTGAAGCTCCTGGCTTCAGGAGGCCTCGGGGCCTTTCTGTTTTCACCGGTCGCGTATGGTATCGACCTGCTTCTGGGCGATGGGCCAAGCCCCGGGCATTCTCATCTTGCCGGATGGCTGGATGAGCTTGGCGCCGTGCTGGTGCCCGTCGCCTTCACGTGGGTCGCCGTCAACGCGCCTTTTCGGCTCGGGTACTCGTTCCGCCGGGAGGTGGTCGCCCCGCCCGCCGCGCCGCCCGATCCTCCTGCGGCGCCGCCAGCCTCTCCATCCGCGGCCCCGTTCTTCCTGGGCCTGATCCCCGCGGCACTGCGCGGCGAGCCGATCCACATGAAGTCGGAGTGGCATTACCTCCGCGTGGCGACGATCAAAGGCCAGAGCCTGATTCTCTACACGCTGCGTGACGCCATCCTCGAACTGCCGCCGGACATGGGGGTCCAAACGCACCGGTCCTACTGGGCGAACCTGGCTCACGTGAAGGAGTTCAAAACCCGCGGACGACTCGCGACACTGACGATGAGCGACGGCGCGGCGGTGCCGGTCAGCCGGTCCAAGGTCAAGGACTTGAAGGCGCGACTCGGGCGACTCCGTTGA